Proteins from one Candidatus Binatota bacterium genomic window:
- a CDS encoding pyridoxamine 5'-phosphate oxidase family protein, translating into MATSMSPEEIEEFLLAQRTIIVTTLRRDGSPVAHPLWFVKLGESVYLDTRTGSPKHRNILNDPRVCAVVESGESYFELRGVRIEGRCEPVTDPSEIERVQGALEEKDHRLGSGMAEMPDWFSNSREQRRSRGDRVILRIPLERAYSWDFSKARKHYEQGPPPARVKDDDGGSTSG; encoded by the coding sequence GTGGCGACTAGCATGAGCCCCGAAGAGATCGAGGAGTTTCTCCTCGCACAGCGAACGATCATCGTGACAACGCTGCGTCGTGATGGATCGCCGGTTGCCCACCCGCTCTGGTTCGTCAAGCTGGGCGAGAGCGTGTACCTCGACACGAGGACCGGCAGCCCCAAGCACAGGAACATCCTCAACGATCCCCGTGTCTGCGCGGTGGTTGAATCCGGGGAGAGCTACTTTGAGCTGCGCGGCGTGCGAATCGAAGGGCGTTGTGAACCGGTGACGGACCCCTCGGAGATTGAGCGCGTGCAGGGCGCGCTCGAGGAGAAGGACCACCGGCTGGGCAGTGGCATGGCAGAGATGCCCGACTGGTTCTCGAATAGTCGCGAGCAGCGACGAAGCAGGGGCGACAGGGTGATACTGCGCATTCCGCTGGAGCGCGCATACAGCTGGGATTTTTCGAAGGCACGTAAGCATTACGAACAAGGCCCCCCGCCCGCCCGCGTGAAAGACGATGACGGGGGATCGACATCCGGCTGA
- a CDS encoding amidohydrolase encodes MEEADWLLPHAEASLRERLKPVFVASVKPGEENEIERWRRLHADPVEREAAEAEIMLRKNWSALGSFIAADRPRALDLMGFRSQLLFNTFTNDYLREAEQGDDLDFAYGMARAHNRAMLEFCSVDPRLLATAYVPLADFDLARITAERSIKDGAAALLVASACPRRHSPSHTGLFPVWAAAEEAGIPVVFHVGGGGRLLDPQYFENGLPPVPDFHGGAENFRSVDYVAIPGPPMQTLATMIFDGVLERFPRLKLGVIEQGAVWLPGWMRSIDTAADAFRRNEERLQKLSMKPSEYVRRQVRVTPYPAEPTGWIIEQSGPEVCMFSSDWPHVEGGRNPLGRFGAATEGLDETTLDAFYRGNFIDMMGSGLAGLEG; translated from the coding sequence ATGGAAGAAGCCGACTGGCTGCTGCCCCACGCCGAGGCCTCGCTGCGCGAGCGGCTCAAGCCGGTGTTCGTGGCCAGCGTAAAACCAGGCGAGGAGAACGAGATAGAGCGCTGGCGGCGGTTGCACGCCGACCCGGTTGAACGGGAGGCAGCCGAGGCCGAGATCATGCTACGCAAAAACTGGTCGGCGCTGGGATCTTTTATCGCTGCGGACAGGCCGCGCGCGCTTGACCTGATGGGCTTTCGCAGCCAGCTGCTGTTCAACACTTTTACCAACGACTACCTGCGCGAGGCCGAGCAGGGCGACGACCTGGACTTTGCCTACGGCATGGCGCGCGCACACAACCGCGCCATGCTCGAGTTCTGCTCGGTCGACCCGCGCCTGCTGGCGACGGCCTACGTGCCACTTGCCGACTTTGACCTGGCGCGCATCACCGCTGAACGGTCCATCAAGGACGGTGCCGCGGCATTGCTGGTGGCCTCGGCCTGTCCACGGCGGCACTCGCCCAGTCACACGGGGCTGTTTCCCGTCTGGGCGGCGGCCGAGGAAGCTGGTATACCGGTGGTCTTTCACGTGGGCGGGGGAGGGCGACTGCTGGACCCGCAGTACTTTGAAAACGGGCTGCCGCCGGTGCCCGACTTCCACGGCGGCGCTGAGAATTTCCGCTCGGTGGACTACGTGGCCATACCCGGGCCGCCCATGCAGACACTGGCCACGATGATATTTGACGGCGTGCTCGAGCGTTTTCCGCGCTTGAAGCTGGGCGTCATAGAACAGGGCGCGGTCTGGCTACCCGGCTGGATGCGTTCGATAGACACCGCCGCCGACGCTTTCCGCCGCAACGAGGAGCGGCTGCAGAAGCTTTCCATGAAACCGTCTGAGTACGTGCGGCGGCAGGTACGGGTCACTCCCTACCCGGCAGAACCGACGGGCTGGATTATAGAGCAGTCAGGGCCCGAGGTGTGCATGTTTTCGTCGGATTGGCCGCACGTGGAGGGTGGCCGCAACCCGCTTGGCCGCTTCGGGGCCGCGACCGAGGGGCTGGACGAGACCACGCTCGATGCCTTCTACCGCGGCAATTTTATCGACATGATGGGCAGCGGCTTGGCCGGCCTCGAGGGCTGA
- a CDS encoding glutathione S-transferase family protein → MKLYVDRLAPNARRVLMFVAEKTIELSIVEVNVAEDEHRSDDFLAMNPLGQVPVLELSNGSCISESMAICRYLDESFPQTALFGLGAEQRAIVHMWSRRVELGLFVAAVDLGHHSNPAFRGQFEQVPAYAELCRASIARSCELLDTQLKTTRFVAGDEFSVADIVAYCGVELARLWEATPGTALQSLGRWQQETAARPSATVARYS, encoded by the coding sequence TTGAAACTCTACGTTGACAGACTCGCCCCCAACGCCCGCCGGGTACTGATGTTCGTGGCCGAAAAAACAATCGAGTTGTCGATTGTCGAGGTAAACGTCGCCGAAGACGAGCATCGCAGCGACGACTTCCTGGCAATGAACCCGCTGGGCCAGGTTCCTGTCCTGGAGCTGTCGAACGGCAGCTGTATCTCGGAATCGATGGCCATATGCCGATACCTCGACGAAAGTTTTCCTCAGACGGCCCTGTTCGGACTCGGCGCCGAGCAACGGGCGATTGTCCACATGTGGTCGCGCCGTGTGGAACTGGGGCTTTTCGTTGCCGCGGTCGATCTCGGCCATCACTCCAATCCAGCCTTTCGTGGGCAATTTGAACAGGTCCCGGCGTACGCCGAGCTATGCCGCGCCTCGATAGCGAGATCCTGCGAGCTACTGGACACCCAGCTGAAAACCACGCGTTTCGTTGCGGGAGACGAGTTCTCGGTTGCAGATATCGTCGCCTACTGCGGAGTCGAGCTTGCCCGTCTCTGGGAGGCTACGCCTGGAACCGCCCTGCAGTCGCTCGGTCGATGGCAACAGGAAACCGCGGCGCGACCGTCAGCAACCGTTGCCCGTTACTCCTGA
- a CDS encoding amidohydrolase: protein MKRILVRILALSVGLLAAGAIVFAVWRLTLRPPVSQAFTGGRVLTMNADDDIAQAVLLRRDRIVAVGSDDEILSMAGPGTVFHDLAGRTLVPGLIDAHGHFPGTAMYNANVDLASPPVGDLDNIAQGIERLAERAAATPDGEWVLGFRYDDTLLEDLRHFTRHDLDRASASHPVAVVHVSGHLSVANTMALEAMGITAETPDPEGGVIRRESDGRTPDGVLEETAARPMMKRVMQFSPLEGLGMLRDASREYLSQGVTTAQSGLTPASLLAGMATSSKLGVIPLRVEAWPDEEAAALWMAGELELDKNDSALFNAGAIKLVADGSIQGFTGYLGQPYHTPFNGDPGYRGYPTITADRLADLVTSIHVAGRQLAIHGNGDASIDDILDAMQAAQEKRPDPDPRLILIHAQMARSDQLKRMKELGVTPSFFVAHTWYWGDRHHEIFMGPERAQRISPLREAADLGLRYTIHLDSPVVPMTPMLLLETAVRRVTSGGRVLGPEQRVTPREALRAMTIDAAWQIHAEAERGSIEPGKLADLAVLSAGPDEVAPELIRDITVEMTIVGGRMVYREE, encoded by the coding sequence ATGAAGCGCATCCTGGTCCGCATTTTAGCACTGAGCGTCGGCCTGCTGGCAGCCGGCGCCATCGTGTTCGCCGTATGGCGACTTACGCTGCGGCCGCCGGTGAGCCAGGCGTTCACCGGCGGCCGCGTGCTGACCATGAACGCCGACGACGACATAGCCCAGGCCGTGTTGCTCCGACGCGACCGTATCGTGGCGGTCGGTAGCGACGACGAAATCCTGTCAATGGCCGGCCCGGGGACGGTCTTCCACGACCTCGCAGGACGCACGCTGGTGCCCGGACTCATCGACGCGCACGGGCACTTTCCCGGCACTGCCATGTACAACGCCAACGTCGACCTCGCCAGCCCACCGGTAGGCGACCTCGACAACATAGCGCAGGGCATCGAGCGCCTGGCCGAACGCGCCGCTGCTACTCCCGACGGCGAATGGGTGCTGGGCTTCCGCTACGACGACACCCTGCTGGAAGATCTCAGGCACTTTACCCGCCACGATCTCGACCGCGCGAGCGCCAGTCACCCGGTCGCTGTCGTGCACGTGTCGGGGCACCTGTCAGTGGCCAACACCATGGCTCTCGAGGCCATGGGTATCACGGCCGAGACCCCCGACCCGGAGGGCGGTGTAATTCGCCGCGAATCGGACGGGCGGACTCCCGACGGCGTACTCGAAGAAACCGCCGCACGACCCATGATGAAAAGGGTCATGCAGTTTTCCCCGCTCGAGGGACTTGGCATGCTGCGCGACGCGTCCCGGGAGTACCTGTCACAGGGAGTCACCACCGCCCAGTCCGGGCTGACGCCTGCGTCGCTGCTCGCGGGCATGGCCACTTCATCCAAACTGGGGGTGATCCCGCTACGCGTGGAGGCCTGGCCCGACGAGGAAGCCGCCGCGCTGTGGATGGCCGGCGAGCTCGAGCTCGACAAGAACGACAGCGCGCTGTTCAACGCCGGGGCCATAAAACTCGTAGCCGACGGATCGATACAGGGCTTCACTGGCTACCTCGGCCAGCCCTACCACACCCCCTTCAACGGCGACCCGGGTTACCGCGGCTACCCCACCATAACCGCTGACCGGCTGGCCGACCTCGTGACGTCGATACACGTCGCGGGCCGACAACTGGCCATCCATGGGAACGGCGATGCGTCGATAGACGACATTCTCGACGCCATGCAAGCCGCCCAGGAAAAACGTCCCGACCCCGATCCGCGGCTGATTCTGATACACGCGCAGATGGCCCGCAGCGACCAGCTAAAACGCATGAAAGAACTCGGCGTTACGCCCAGCTTCTTCGTCGCCCATACCTGGTACTGGGGCGACCGCCACCACGAAATCTTCATGGGGCCCGAGCGCGCCCAGCGCATAAGCCCGCTTCGCGAAGCAGCTGACCTCGGGCTGCGCTACACGATACACCTCGACTCACCGGTGGTACCGATGACGCCAATGCTGTTGCTGGAGACAGCCGTCAGGCGCGTCACCTCGGGCGGCCGGGTGCTGGGTCCTGAGCAGCGGGTGACCCCGCGCGAAGCCCTGCGCGCCATGACCATCGACGCCGCCTGGCAGATACACGCCGAGGCTGAACGCGGCTCCATAGAACCAGGCAAGCTGGCCGACCTGGCCGTGCTTTCAGCCGGCCCCGACGAAGTAGCCCCGGAGCTGATCCGCGACATCACAGTTGAGATGACGATTGTCGGCGGCCGGATGGTCTACCGGGAAGAATAA
- a CDS encoding CoA transferase yields the protein MKNNRPAPLAGLRVIESSLLGPAAITTHLADLGAEVIKVESPAGDYVREMTWPIINGVSLLHMHVNRGKKSVVLDLKVAEGAELYRELVRGADVVVEAMRPGSLERRGLGYEALREINPRIVFCNISGYGATGPYSGLPAHGIAFDTWAGIVSPEIDDDGFCFLPEHASMGMHAGPLLGALGILAGVLRARESGEGCLMEIGQSDAAAYMDWYRSETWMAYDRPEDEVTGNKADNYERREPGTAGMKEGVRYQVYESADGHVLLMASEQAFWKNFCECVGRVELFERWPGSKFADHARGNRELQAELRDIFRTRTSAQWIAAADEHNFPVAPCNTPRTLAEDPQFRDRFPLYGHEQHGADMLPFPVKLAGEMLPAPAMAPTVGEQTDEVLRELLGCDDERLAALRATGALG from the coding sequence ATGAAAAATAACAGACCAGCGCCGCTTGCAGGCCTGCGCGTGATAGAGAGCTCCCTGTTGGGGCCGGCGGCCATTACGACGCACCTGGCCGATCTCGGCGCGGAGGTCATAAAGGTGGAGTCGCCCGCGGGCGATTACGTGCGCGAAATGACCTGGCCGATCATCAACGGAGTGTCGCTGCTGCACATGCACGTCAACCGCGGCAAGAAGAGCGTGGTGCTTGACCTTAAGGTGGCGGAGGGGGCCGAGTTGTACCGCGAACTGGTACGCGGCGCCGACGTCGTGGTGGAGGCCATGCGGCCGGGCTCGCTCGAACGGCGCGGGCTGGGCTACGAAGCCCTGCGCGAGATAAACCCGCGTATCGTTTTCTGCAACATATCGGGGTACGGGGCGACCGGCCCTTACAGCGGCCTGCCGGCCCACGGCATTGCCTTTGATACCTGGGCGGGCATCGTCAGTCCGGAGATCGACGACGATGGCTTCTGCTTTCTACCCGAGCACGCGAGCATGGGTATGCACGCCGGGCCCCTGCTGGGGGCGCTGGGGATCCTGGCGGGGGTGCTCCGCGCGCGTGAGTCGGGTGAAGGTTGCTTGATGGAGATAGGCCAATCCGACGCGGCGGCATACATGGACTGGTACCGCAGCGAGACCTGGATGGCCTACGATCGGCCCGAAGACGAGGTCACGGGCAACAAGGCCGACAACTACGAACGCCGCGAGCCGGGTACGGCCGGCATGAAAGAAGGCGTGCGCTACCAGGTTTACGAATCAGCCGACGGGCACGTTTTGTTGATGGCCAGCGAGCAGGCCTTCTGGAAAAATTTCTGCGAGTGCGTCGGGCGCGTGGAGCTGTTCGAGCGCTGGCCGGGGTCTAAGTTCGCCGACCATGCACGCGGCAACCGCGAGCTGCAGGCCGAGTTGCGAGACATTTTTCGTACGCGTACGAGCGCGCAGTGGATCGCCGCGGCCGACGAGCACAACTTTCCTGTTGCGCCCTGTAACACGCCGCGAACTCTGGCCGAGGATCCGCAGTTTCGCGACAGGTTTCCGCTCTACGGCCACGAGCAGCACGGTGCCGACATGTTGCCGTTCCCGGTCAAGCTGGCAGGTGAGATGCTACCGGCGCCCGCAATGGCGCCCACCGTCGGCGAGCAGACCGACGAGGTGTTGCGCGAGCTGCTGGGCTGTGACG